A genomic segment from Pseudosulfitobacter sp. DSM 107133 encodes:
- the trxB gene encoding thioredoxin-disulfide reductase has protein sequence MGETRKTKVLIIGSGPSGYTAGIYASRAMLEPILVQGIEPGGQLTTTTEVENWPGDTEVQGPDLMVRMEAHAKAMGCDVVSDIITSVDFSKRPFVAQSDSGTVYVADAIILATGARAKWLGMASEEKFKGFGVSACATCDGFFYRGQEIVVIGGGNTAVEEALFLTNFASKVTLIHRRDELRAEMILQDRLKKNPKIETLWFHQLEEVYGTDSPLGVEGVKVKNVNTGEITDIPAKGVFVAIGHAPSNELVKDVLETHMGGYVVTKPDSTETSIPGVFAAGDLTDHKYRQAVTSAGMGCMAALEAERWLAENTDTDVAKDTSLPLGHGAEVQESV, from the coding sequence ATGGGCGAAACACGCAAAACCAAGGTTCTGATCATCGGATCGGGCCCCTCGGGCTATACAGCCGGCATCTATGCCAGCCGCGCCATGCTGGAGCCGATCCTTGTTCAGGGCATCGAACCGGGCGGCCAGCTGACCACCACGACCGAAGTCGAGAACTGGCCCGGCGACACCGAAGTGCAAGGCCCCGACCTGATGGTGCGCATGGAGGCCCACGCCAAGGCGATGGGCTGCGACGTTGTCAGCGACATCATCACCTCGGTCGATTTCTCAAAACGCCCCTTCGTGGCGCAGTCCGACAGCGGCACGGTCTATGTGGCTGATGCGATCATTCTCGCCACCGGCGCGCGCGCCAAATGGCTGGGCATGGCGTCCGAGGAGAAGTTCAAAGGCTTCGGTGTCTCGGCCTGCGCCACATGCGACGGCTTCTTTTATCGCGGCCAGGAAATCGTGGTGATCGGCGGCGGCAACACCGCCGTGGAAGAGGCGCTGTTCCTGACCAACTTTGCCTCCAAGGTCACGCTGATCCACCGCCGCGACGAATTGCGCGCCGAGATGATCCTGCAAGACCGGCTGAAAAAGAACCCCAAGATCGAAACCCTGTGGTTCCACCAGCTCGAAGAGGTTTACGGCACCGACAGCCCGCTGGGCGTCGAGGGCGTGAAGGTCAAGAACGTGAACACCGGCGAAATCACCGACATTCCTGCCAAGGGCGTCTTTGTCGCCATCGGCCACGCGCCTTCGAACGAACTGGTCAAGGACGTGCTGGAAACCCACATGGGCGGCTATGTCGTCACCAAACCCGACAGCACCGAAACATCAATTCCGGGCGTGTTTGCCGCGGGCGACCTGACCGACCACAAATACCGCCAGGCCGTGACCTCGGCAGGCATGGGCTGCATGGCCGCGCTCGAAGCCGAACGCTGGCTGGCAGAAAACACCGACACGGACGTGGCAAAAGACACCTCCCTGCCGCTCGGTCACGGCGCCGAAGTCCAAGAGAGCGTCTGA
- a CDS encoding adenylate/guanylate cyclase domain-containing protein yields the protein MSDLWRGNWATRARIVSGLALMLYALLHFLNIGLGLFSPDWLESGQELRKIFSRSPVGGVLLYAMLILHAGLALWRLIERRSLRMPRAEAVQYTFGFSIPLLLITHITFTRIAHEVYDVEDQMGYLMYLIWGTKSALTQSVLLLIVWIHSCIGLHFWLRGRAWWRRNTHVLTGLAVLVPAFALAGFVTESRRLQLAAQDEDTRLDMLDAYNWPGPGQFTHLFEIDAALYWGFVVLLCSALALHFALRLNARRSSVRITYSDGPTITAPVGQTLLEMSRGAGVPHTALCGGKGRCTTCRVMIEAGAEDLPPPSEAEARSLQAVGAASGTRLACQIKPAQAMTVHRVFAHGTRIARGSATQGQERPLAILFLDMRGFTARTAGQLPYDVVFLLNRFFDAVVPAVTASGGKIDKYLGDGFLALFETPDTASSAQAALTAAAGIGRALDAFNAGLQAEGAPPVGIGIGLHLGNVVLGEIGAQGDAPRTLIGDAVNAASRLEAATKPMKVELLISAAVLHAAGLEPPGELVPLSLRGVDGDIHALPVPKAANAPQMPAP from the coding sequence ATGTCCGACCTCTGGCGCGGCAACTGGGCAACGCGCGCCCGCATCGTCAGCGGGCTGGCCCTAATGCTGTATGCGTTGCTGCACTTTCTCAATATCGGCCTGGGCCTGTTCTCGCCCGACTGGCTTGAAAGCGGCCAGGAGCTTCGCAAAATATTCTCCCGCAGCCCGGTGGGCGGCGTGTTGCTCTACGCAATGCTGATCCTGCACGCGGGCCTGGCGCTCTGGCGCCTGATCGAACGGCGCAGCCTGCGCATGCCGCGCGCCGAGGCGGTGCAATACACCTTTGGCTTTTCCATTCCGCTGTTGCTGATAACGCACATCACCTTCACCCGCATTGCCCACGAGGTTTACGACGTCGAGGACCAGATGGGATATCTGATGTATCTGATCTGGGGCACCAAATCGGCGCTGACCCAAAGCGTGCTGCTGCTTATTGTCTGGATACACAGCTGCATCGGCCTGCACTTCTGGCTGCGCGGACGGGCGTGGTGGCGGCGCAACACCCATGTGCTGACGGGTCTGGCGGTGCTGGTCCCCGCCTTTGCGCTGGCCGGCTTTGTGACCGAAAGCCGCCGTTTGCAGCTGGCTGCCCAGGACGAAGACACACGTCTGGACATGCTGGATGCCTACAACTGGCCCGGCCCCGGGCAGTTCACGCACCTTTTCGAGATCGACGCCGCATTGTACTGGGGATTTGTCGTTCTTCTCTGCTCTGCTCTGGCGCTGCACTTTGCCCTGCGGCTGAATGCACGGCGCAGCAGCGTACGTATCACCTATTCGGACGGGCCAACCATCACCGCACCCGTGGGCCAGACACTGCTGGAAATGTCACGCGGCGCGGGCGTGCCGCACACCGCCCTGTGCGGGGGCAAGGGCCGGTGCACCACCTGCCGCGTAATGATCGAAGCGGGTGCCGAAGATCTCCCACCGCCCTCGGAGGCCGAAGCACGCAGCCTGCAAGCTGTGGGGGCTGCCTCGGGCACGCGGCTGGCTTGCCAGATCAAACCTGCGCAGGCGATGACTGTTCATCGTGTGTTTGCCCACGGCACCCGTATCGCGCGCGGATCGGCCACGCAGGGGCAGGAACGTCCGCTTGCGATTCTGTTTCTGGACATGCGCGGCTTTACCGCGCGCACCGCAGGGCAACTGCCCTATGATGTGGTGTTCCTGCTGAACCGGTTCTTTGACGCGGTTGTGCCAGCGGTGACGGCTTCGGGGGGCAAGATCGACAAATATCTGGGTGACGGGTTTCTGGCCCTGTTCGAAACCCCCGACACCGCCTCTTCGGCACAGGCTGCCTTGACGGCGGCCGCCGGGATCGGGCGGGCGCTGGATGCGTTCAATGCCGGCCTGCAAGCCGAAGGCGCGCCGCCCGTGGGTATTGGAATCGGGCTGCATCTGGGCAACGTCGTGTTGGGGGAAATCGGCGCGCAGGGCGATGCGCCGCGCACCCTGATCGGGGATGCCGTCAATGCCGCCAGCCGGCTTGAGGCCGCGACCAAGCCGATGAAAGTCGAACTGCTGATCAGCGCCGCCGTGCTGCACGCCGCCGGCCTTGAGCCCCCCGGCGAACTGGTGCCTCTGTCCTTGCGCGGGGTTGATGGCGACATCCACGCCCTGCCTGTACCCAAGGCCGCCAACGCGCCACAAATGCCCGCGCCCTAG
- a CDS encoding bifunctional sulfate adenylyltransferase/adenylylsulfate kinase, whose translation MPMQNNLAPIPELYVSYDSAQKLKLEAADLVSHDLTPRQICDLELLMNGGFNPLKGFLTEEDYNGVVENMRLADGSLWPMPINLDVSEKFAESLEIGQDIALRDQEGVILATMTVTDRWEPNKANEAEKVFGADDIKHPAVNYLHNQAGKIYLGGPVTGIQQPVHYDFRARRDTPNELRSYFRKMGWRKVVAFQTRNPLHRAHQELTFRAAREAQANLLIHPVVGLTKPGDVDHFTRVRCYEAVLDKYPAATTSMSLLNLAMRMAGPREAVWHGLIRKNHGCTHFIVGRDHAGPGSNSKGEDFYGPYDAQDLFRTHQEEMGIEMVDFKHMVYVQERAQYEAMDEIEDKDDVTILNISGTELRRRLQEGLEIPDWFSFPEVVKELRRTKPPRSQQGFTVFFTGFSGSGKSTIANALMVKLMEMGGRPVTLLDGDLVRKNLSSELGFSKEHRDLNIRRIGYVASEITKNGGIAICAPIAPYATTRRAVREDVEAFGAFVEIHVATSIEECERRDRKGLYKLAREGKIKEFTGISDPYDVPENPELSVETENVDVDNCAHQVLLKLESMGLIAAE comes from the coding sequence ATGCCGATGCAGAATAATCTCGCCCCGATTCCAGAACTATATGTTTCCTACGATTCAGCCCAGAAGCTCAAACTCGAGGCGGCCGATCTGGTCAGCCACGATCTGACCCCGCGCCAGATCTGCGATCTGGAATTGCTGATGAACGGCGGGTTTAACCCGCTCAAGGGCTTTTTGACCGAAGAAGATTACAACGGCGTCGTGGAAAACATGCGGCTGGCCGACGGCAGCCTGTGGCCGATGCCGATCAACCTCGACGTAAGCGAAAAATTTGCCGAGTCGCTGGAAATTGGTCAGGACATCGCCCTGCGCGACCAGGAAGGCGTAATTCTGGCCACCATGACTGTCACCGACCGTTGGGAGCCGAACAAGGCCAACGAAGCGGAAAAGGTCTTTGGTGCCGATGACATCAAACACCCCGCAGTGAACTATCTGCACAACCAGGCAGGCAAGATCTATCTGGGCGGTCCGGTCACCGGTATCCAGCAACCCGTGCACTATGATTTCCGCGCCCGCCGCGACACGCCCAACGAATTGCGCAGCTACTTCCGCAAAATGGGCTGGCGCAAAGTGGTTGCATTCCAGACCCGCAACCCGCTGCACCGCGCCCACCAGGAACTGACCTTCCGCGCCGCGCGCGAAGCACAGGCCAACCTGCTGATCCACCCCGTTGTCGGCCTGACCAAACCGGGTGATGTCGATCACTTTACCCGCGTGCGCTGCTACGAAGCCGTGCTGGACAAATACCCGGCGGCCACCACGTCGATGTCACTGCTGAACCTTGCCATGCGTATGGCCGGCCCGCGCGAGGCCGTGTGGCACGGTCTGATCCGCAAGAACCACGGCTGCACCCACTTTATCGTTGGTCGTGACCACGCGGGCCCCGGCTCGAACTCCAAAGGCGAAGATTTCTATGGCCCCTATGACGCGCAGGACCTGTTCCGCACGCATCAGGAAGAAATGGGCATCGAAATGGTCGATTTCAAACACATGGTCTATGTGCAGGAACGCGCCCAATACGAAGCCATGGACGAAATCGAAGACAAAGACGACGTCACAATCCTGAACATCTCGGGCACCGAGCTGCGCCGCCGTCTGCAAGAAGGTCTGGAGATCCCCGACTGGTTCTCCTTCCCCGAAGTGGTCAAGGAACTGCGCCGCACCAAGCCGCCGCGTTCGCAGCAGGGCTTTACCGTGTTCTTCACCGGTTTTTCGGGCTCGGGCAAATCCACCATCGCCAACGCCCTTATGGTCAAGCTGATGGAAATGGGTGGCCGCCCCGTGACATTGCTGGACGGCGATCTGGTGCGCAAGAACCTCAGCTCGGAACTCGGCTTCTCGAAAGAGCACCGCGACCTGAACATCCGGCGTATCGGGTATGTGGCGTCGGAAATCACCAAGAACGGCGGCATCGCCATCTGCGCGCCCATCGCGCCCTATGCCACAACCCGCCGCGCTGTGCGTGAAGACGTTGAAGCCTTTGGTGCCTTTGTCGAAATTCACGTTGCCACCTCGATCGAGGAATGCGAGCGCCGCGACCGCAAAGGCCTGTACAAGCTGGCCCGTGAAGGCAAGATCAAAGAGTTCACCGGCATCTCTGACCCCTATGATGTGCCGGAAAACCCCGAGCTGAGCGTCGAAACCGAGAATGTAGACGTCGACAACTGCGCCCACCAGGTTCTGCTGAAGCTGGAAAGCATGGGTCTGATCGCCGCCGAATAA
- a CDS encoding PhzF family phenazine biosynthesis protein, protein MTYEFDWVDAFTDRAFGGNGCAVVHQGAGLGSETCMAYVRETSLVECTFTGPSKVADVRVRYFLASREIPFAGHPTVATVAAMRARGMIADGPLVLETGAGLVPVNVQGNHVTMTQVAPQFGGFADPALVAAVGGLTADDIVSPPQQVSTGLPFVITVLKDRATLERVQLNLQALADLAAAQGTDIDMMEPFWCTLEGFTPAGDTAARSLMAPPSPSEDPFTGSATGAMAAYLWGQGLIETPTFTAEQGHGMGRPGQAHVRVLGPRNAITGVEVAGAGFVLMSGMLDLGDD, encoded by the coding sequence ATGACATATGAATTTGACTGGGTGGATGCGTTCACCGACCGTGCTTTTGGTGGCAATGGTTGTGCCGTGGTGCATCAGGGCGCAGGGCTGGGCAGCGAAACCTGCATGGCCTATGTCCGCGAGACATCTCTGGTCGAGTGTACCTTTACCGGACCGTCAAAGGTGGCCGATGTGCGGGTGCGCTATTTTCTGGCCAGCCGCGAGATTCCCTTTGCGGGGCATCCCACCGTTGCCACTGTCGCCGCGATGCGTGCGCGCGGGATGATCGCGGATGGTCCGCTGGTGCTGGAAACCGGTGCGGGGCTGGTGCCGGTGAACGTGCAGGGCAACCATGTGACGATGACGCAGGTGGCGCCGCAATTCGGTGGTTTTGCCGATCCGGCGCTGGTCGCGGCCGTGGGGGGCTTGACGGCGGATGACATTGTCAGCCCGCCCCAGCAGGTCAGCACCGGTCTGCCCTTTGTCATTACTGTTCTGAAAGACCGGGCGACGCTGGAGCGGGTGCAGTTGAACCTTCAGGCCCTGGCCGACCTGGCGGCGGCGCAGGGCACTGACATCGACATGATGGAACCGTTCTGGTGCACGCTGGAAGGGTTCACGCCCGCAGGCGACACCGCCGCGCGGTCGCTGATGGCCCCGCCCAGCCCGTCCGAAGACCCGTTTACCGGATCGGCCACAGGCGCGATGGCAGCCTATCTGTGGGGGCAGGGGCTGATCGAGACGCCGACGTTCACTGCCGAGCAAGGGCACGGAATGGGCCGCCCCGGACAGGCACACGTGCGGGTGCTGGGGCCGCGCAACGCGATCACGGGCGTCGAGGTTGCGGGCGCGGGGTTTGTGTTGATGTCCGGGATGCTTGATCTTGGCGATGACTGA
- a CDS encoding ABC-F family ATP-binding cassette domain-containing protein: protein MTILNINALGVVLGDPLFDDLNLTISKGDRVGLVAANGRGKTTLLECLAGIGEPTTGDIIRARGLRTGYVPQNVPQDAYGHTLYDWVLAALPAEQAEYESWRVDVVLGDLSVPYELQHKPLSALSGGWQRTAMLAAAWITQPDILLLDEPTNHLDLHRIGLLQEWLAGLPRDMPVVITSHDRAFLDATTNRTLFLRAERSRVFQLAFSAARAALDEADAADQRRFANDLNKAQQLRKQAAKLKNIGINSGSDLLVTKTRQLNDRAAQMEAAAKPSHQDRSAGDITLANSGTHAKALVTLDDIAVETPDGRVLYKTGQKWILPGDRIVLLGANGTGKTQLVKLIQNAFEGRDSVVKCAPSIVPACSDQHLSQLSDSDTPMTAIAGQFDIGDQRARGVLAGAGVAIQMQDTKIGALSGGQKARLAMLVLRLKNPNFYLLDEPTNHLDIQGQEALEDELIAHDASCLLVSHDRSFLRNVGNRFWWIKGKKLEEVDSPEPFLCAAMGTS from the coding sequence ATGACAATTCTGAATATCAACGCTTTGGGCGTCGTCCTTGGCGATCCTCTCTTTGACGACTTGAACCTGACCATTTCCAAGGGTGACCGTGTCGGTCTGGTCGCCGCAAACGGGCGCGGGAAGACGACACTTCTGGAGTGTCTGGCGGGGATCGGTGAACCGACAACCGGCGATATCATCCGCGCACGCGGTCTGCGAACCGGATATGTGCCGCAAAACGTTCCACAGGACGCCTACGGTCATACCCTTTACGACTGGGTGCTGGCCGCGCTTCCGGCTGAACAAGCTGAATATGAAAGCTGGCGTGTGGATGTGGTGCTGGGCGACCTGAGTGTCCCTTATGAGTTGCAACACAAACCCCTGAGCGCGCTGAGCGGTGGATGGCAGCGCACCGCGATGTTGGCGGCTGCGTGGATTACGCAACCCGATATTTTGCTGCTTGATGAACCCACGAACCATCTGGACCTGCACCGTATCGGATTGCTTCAGGAATGGTTGGCCGGCCTGCCGCGCGATATGCCTGTTGTCATCACCTCTCATGATCGGGCGTTTCTGGATGCCACAACCAACCGGACGCTGTTCTTGCGGGCCGAACGGTCGCGGGTGTTTCAGCTGGCTTTTTCGGCGGCCCGCGCGGCACTGGACGAAGCGGATGCTGCCGACCAGCGGCGCTTTGCCAACGATCTGAACAAAGCACAGCAGCTGCGCAAACAGGCCGCGAAGTTGAAGAATATCGGGATCAATTCCGGCTCGGACCTGCTTGTTACCAAGACCAGGCAACTGAATGATCGTGCAGCACAGATGGAGGCGGCGGCAAAGCCATCCCATCAGGATCGCAGCGCAGGTGACATCACGTTGGCAAACAGCGGCACTCACGCAAAGGCGCTGGTTACATTGGATGACATAGCGGTCGAAACGCCGGATGGCCGGGTTTTGTACAAAACGGGGCAAAAGTGGATTCTTCCCGGCGACCGGATTGTGTTGCTGGGGGCCAATGGCACCGGAAAGACGCAACTGGTCAAGTTGATACAAAACGCATTCGAAGGCCGTGACAGCGTGGTGAAATGTGCACCTTCGATTGTCCCGGCCTGTTCCGATCAACATCTTAGCCAGCTTTCGGACAGCGACACGCCCATGACGGCAATCGCTGGGCAGTTTGACATCGGTGATCAACGCGCACGCGGCGTGTTGGCGGGCGCGGGTGTGGCGATACAGATGCAGGATACCAAGATTGGCGCATTGTCTGGCGGACAAAAGGCGCGTCTGGCGATGTTGGTCCTGCGCCTGAAAAATCCGAATTTCTACCTGTTGGACGAACCGACAAACCACCTTGATATCCAGGGACAGGAAGCGCTGGAGGACGAGCTGATTGCGCATGACGCGTCTTGCCTGCTGGTCAGTCACGACCGCAGCTTTCTGCGCAATGTCGGCAATCGGTTCTGGTGGATCAAGGGCAAGAAGCTTGAAGAGGTGGACAGCCCGGAACCGTTTCTGTGCGCGGCGATGGGGACATCGTAA
- a CDS encoding DUF1150 family protein has product METPFDTEPKSNIVYVKTIDVSDLPQDVQEQAEGLDHLYAVHDAQGTQIALVADRKMAFVLARQNDLAPQAVH; this is encoded by the coding sequence ATGGAAACGCCATTTGACACAGAACCCAAAAGCAACATCGTGTATGTCAAAACCATCGATGTAAGCGATCTGCCGCAGGACGTTCAGGAACAGGCCGAAGGGCTTGACCACCTTTATGCCGTCCATGACGCGCAGGGCACGCAAATTGCCTTGGTTGCAGACCGCAAGATGGCCTTTGTGCTGGCCCGCCAGAATGACCTTGCCCCGCAAGCGGTGCATTAA
- a CDS encoding Hsp20 family protein, with amino-acid sequence MTKMTLGSHPHMLGFEQLERLLERTAKSGNEGYPPFNIEQTSDFSYRITLAVAGFAEDDLQITVEDRTLVIRGRQSDDGEGRVFLHRGIAARQFQRTFVLADSVEVGEAIIENGLLHVDLTRAKPETVVQTISIRKG; translated from the coding sequence ATGACGAAAATGACCCTTGGTTCGCACCCGCATATGTTGGGGTTCGAGCAACTGGAACGCCTGCTGGAACGCACGGCGAAATCCGGAAACGAAGGCTATCCGCCTTTCAATATCGAACAAACATCCGATTTTTCCTATCGTATCACCCTTGCGGTGGCCGGATTTGCCGAGGACGATCTGCAAATCACGGTCGAGGACCGTACGCTGGTGATCCGCGGGCGGCAATCCGATGACGGCGAGGGCAGGGTGTTTTTGCACCGTGGCATCGCCGCGCGACAATTCCAACGGACCTTTGTGCTGGCCGACAGCGTTGAGGTTGGAGAGGCGATCATTGAAAACGGTCTGCTGCATGTCGATCTGACGCGGGCAAAACCCGAAACAGTCGTCCAGACCATCAGCATTCGGAAAGGGTAA
- a CDS encoding DUF465 domain-containing protein, translating into MNAPSDLSMKNDDVLRVELEVFRREHRDLDEAISAMTQRATSDPLTLQRLKKRKLRLKDLISTLEDRLTPDIIA; encoded by the coding sequence ATGAATGCGCCCTCTGACCTTTCGATGAAAAATGACGATGTGCTGCGTGTTGAACTGGAAGTGTTCAGGCGCGAACATCGTGATCTGGACGAGGCGATTTCGGCCATGACCCAGCGTGCCACATCCGATCCGCTGACATTGCAACGGCTGAAAAAACGCAAACTGCGCCTGAAAGACCTGATTTCGACACTCGAAGACCGTCTGACCCCCGACATCATCGCCTGA
- the purE gene encoding 5-(carboxyamino)imidazole ribonucleotide mutase: MTDQSPKVGIIMGSQSDWPTMREAAQMLEDLGVTFETRIVSAHRTPDRLWDYGKTAVDRGLQVIIAGAGGAAHLPGMMASKTRVPVIGVPVLTKTLSGVDSLYSILQMPRGFPVATMAIGAAGAANAGLMAAGILALTDADLAQRLDQWRADLSASIPEEPSDD, translated from the coding sequence ATGACAGACCAATCCCCCAAAGTCGGCATTATCATGGGCAGCCAGTCCGACTGGCCGACCATGCGCGAAGCTGCGCAAATGCTGGAGGATCTGGGCGTAACCTTTGAAACCCGCATCGTTTCGGCCCACCGCACGCCCGACCGGCTGTGGGACTATGGCAAGACAGCCGTGGATCGCGGTTTGCAGGTGATCATCGCCGGTGCCGGCGGTGCAGCCCACCTGCCCGGCATGATGGCCTCGAAAACCCGCGTGCCGGTGATCGGCGTTCCGGTGCTGACCAAAACGCTGTCGGGTGTCGATTCGCTGTATTCCATTTTGCAAATGCCGCGCGGCTTTCCCGTGGCGACCATGGCCATCGGTGCCGCAGGTGCTGCCAATGCCGGTCTGATGGCGGCGGGCATCCTTGCCCTGACTGACGCCGACCTTGCACAGCGTCTGGACCAATGGCGCGCCGATCTGTCGGCCTCTATCCCGGAAGAACCTTCCGATGACTGA
- a CDS encoding 5-(carboxyamino)imidazole ribonucleotide synthase, whose product MTDPRPTPLATGATIGILGGGQLGRMLSVAAARLGFRTHIYEPGANPPAADVAHACTTAAYDDTAALTAFARSVDVITYEFENIPTEALDVLEAIKPIHPNREALRISQDRLTEKDFLKDLGLNTAPYADIPDAAALDAALGTIGTPSILKTRRFGYDGKGQARLKSDADAARAIADMAGAPALLEGFVDFTIEVSVIAARSAKGEVACYDPGENVHRDGILHTTTVPASLPASARTDAVLLAARILNALDYVGVMGVELFVTPAGLIVNEIAPRVHNSGHWTQNGCAVDQFEQHIRAVAGWPLGDGQRHSDVVMENLIGHDMDRVPELAAAPDTALHLYGKAETKPGRKMGHVNRITR is encoded by the coding sequence ATGACTGATCCCCGACCCACTCCCTTGGCCACAGGCGCCACCATCGGCATTCTGGGCGGCGGCCAACTGGGCCGTATGCTGTCGGTTGCTGCGGCCCGCCTTGGCTTCAGAACCCACATCTACGAGCCCGGCGCCAACCCGCCGGCCGCAGACGTGGCCCACGCCTGCACCACGGCGGCCTATGACGACACCGCCGCGCTGACCGCCTTTGCCCGCTCGGTCGATGTCATCACCTATGAGTTCGAGAACATCCCCACCGAGGCGCTCGACGTCCTCGAGGCGATCAAACCGATCCACCCCAACCGCGAGGCACTGCGGATCAGTCAGGACCGCCTGACCGAAAAGGATTTCCTGAAAGATCTGGGCCTGAACACCGCGCCCTATGCGGACATTCCCGACGCCGCCGCTCTGGACGCCGCCCTCGGCACCATCGGCACGCCGTCGATCCTGAAAACCCGCCGCTTCGGCTATGACGGCAAGGGACAGGCCCGCCTGAAATCCGACGCCGACGCGGCCCGGGCCATTGCTGACATGGCAGGCGCACCCGCCCTGCTCGAAGGCTTCGTCGACTTCACCATCGAGGTGTCCGTCATCGCCGCCCGCAGCGCCAAGGGCGAAGTCGCCTGCTACGACCCCGGTGAAAATGTTCACCGCGACGGCATCCTGCACACCACCACTGTCCCGGCCTCGCTGCCCGCCAGCGCGCGCACCGATGCCGTGCTGCTGGCGGCGCGCATCCTGAACGCACTGGATTACGTGGGCGTCATGGGGGTCGAACTGTTCGTCACTCCTGCGGGCCTGATCGTGAACGAGATCGCCCCGCGCGTGCACAACTCGGGCCACTGGACCCAGAACGGCTGTGCCGTGGACCAGTTCGAACAGCACATCCGCGCGGTTGCCGGCTGGCCTCTGGGCGACGGCCAGCGCCACAGTGACGTGGTCATGGAAAACCTGATCGGCCACGACATGGACCGCGTCCCCGAACTGGCCGCCGCCCCCGACACCGCCTTGCATCTTTATGGCAAGGCCGAAACAAAACCGGGCCGCAAGATGGGCCACGTCAACCGCATCACGCGCTGA
- a CDS encoding alpha-D-ribose 1-methylphosphonate 5-triphosphate diphosphatase, protein MLTIDVTGAEVLGPQGFHRDGLSLCDGLIADAPVGRSVDLSGFRVLPGIVDVHGDGFERHLAPRRGAMKQMAEGLIAAEAELAANGITTGVLAQFVSWEGGLRGMDFADQVFTAIRDTAGGLVTDLRPQLRFETHLLDDYAGLPARIAEWGVSYVVFNDHLPHARLAEGRKPPRLVGQALKAQRNPEVHFQMLLDLHARRAEVPAALDGLCAELGRMGVQMGSHDDQTAEDRAAWRARGVKVSEFPETLDAAEAAHAGGDVVILGAPNLVRGGSHKGNVSALDVVSMGMADAVASDYHYPSPRRAALMLARSGVLDFAAAWALVSAGPARALGLEDRGVLQAGKRADLVVLDGADRVAMTVSGGRVSYLSGDIAARLVA, encoded by the coding sequence ATGCTGACAATTGATGTGACAGGGGCCGAGGTGTTGGGCCCGCAGGGCTTTCACCGTGACGGGCTGAGCCTGTGCGATGGGTTGATTGCCGATGCACCTGTGGGGCGGTCGGTGGATCTGAGCGGCTTTCGCGTGCTGCCCGGCATCGTGGATGTGCACGGCGACGGTTTCGAGCGGCATCTGGCTCCGCGTCGCGGTGCGATGAAGCAGATGGCCGAAGGGCTGATCGCCGCCGAGGCGGAACTGGCCGCCAACGGCATCACCACCGGTGTTCTGGCGCAGTTTGTCAGCTGGGAAGGCGGCCTGCGCGGGATGGACTTTGCCGATCAGGTGTTCACCGCCATCCGCGACACAGCGGGCGGGCTGGTCACCGACCTGCGCCCGCAGTTGCGCTTCGAGACGCATTTGCTGGATGATTACGCGGGCCTGCCTGCGCGGATTGCGGAATGGGGCGTGTCCTATGTGGTGTTCAACGACCACCTGCCGCACGCGCGTCTGGCCGAAGGGCGCAAGCCGCCGCGGCTGGTGGGGCAGGCGCTGAAAGCGCAGCGGAACCCGGAGGTGCATTTCCAGATGCTGCTGGACCTGCACGCGCGTCGCGCCGAAGTGCCTGCCGCTTTGGACGGGCTGTGCGCCGAACTGGGCCGGATGGGCGTCCAGATGGGCAGCCACGACGATCAGACTGCCGAAGACCGCGCTGCGTGGCGCGCGCGGGGTGTGAAAGTGTCGGAATTTCCCGAAACGCTGGACGCCGCCGAGGCGGCACATGCGGGGGGAGATGTCGTCATTCTGGGGGCGCCCAATCTGGTGCGGGGTGGCTCGCACAAGGGCAATGTCTCGGCGTTGGATGTGGTGTCGATGGGGATGGCCGATGCGGTGGCCTCGGATTACCACTATCCCAGCCCGCGCCGTGCCGCCTTGATGCTGGCGCGTTCGGGGGTGTTGGATTTTGCTGCCGCGTGGGCGCTGGTGTCAGCAGGACCTGCGCGGGCGCTGGGGCTGGAAGATCGCGGCGTGTTGCAGGCGGGCAAGCGCGCCGATCTGGTGGTGCTGGACGGCGCTGACCGCGTGGCGATGACCGTATCAGGCGGGCGCGTCAGCTATCTGTCGGGCGATATTGCGGCGCGGCTGGTGGCCTGA